The following are encoded in a window of Microvirga ossetica genomic DNA:
- a CDS encoding transglutaminase-like domain-containing protein, with translation MRIRVGCEMTYELGQVTPMIAMLNVHSSRVSDLERPDYLVTMPSVPVEGYRDSFGNWCNRLVAPAGAITLKTETVVRDSGRWDSTDPGAEQTQIQNLPAETLLYLLGSRYCETDRLSNVAWSLFGATLLGWPRVQSICDYVHDHITFGYEHSRATRTAFEAFEEKQGVCRDYAHLALTFCRCLNIPARYCTGYISDIGLPPPHAPQDFAAWIEVFLGGRWHTFDPRNNDPRIGRILIARGRDAADVPLTLTFGPSTLIDFRVTTEEVMGSDF, from the coding sequence ATGCGGATCCGTGTCGGCTGCGAGATGACGTACGAGCTCGGGCAAGTCACGCCCATGATCGCAATGCTCAATGTGCACTCGTCGCGAGTGTCCGACTTGGAGCGGCCAGACTACCTTGTCACCATGCCATCAGTGCCCGTGGAGGGATACCGGGACAGCTTCGGGAACTGGTGCAACCGTCTCGTTGCCCCGGCCGGTGCGATCACCCTCAAAACCGAAACCGTGGTCCGCGACAGCGGTCGTTGGGATTCAACAGATCCAGGTGCTGAGCAGACCCAAATCCAGAACCTTCCCGCAGAGACTCTGCTCTACCTGTTGGGCAGCCGCTACTGCGAGACCGACCGTCTCTCCAACGTCGCCTGGAGCCTCTTTGGAGCAACGCTGTTGGGTTGGCCCCGCGTGCAGTCGATCTGCGACTACGTGCACGATCATATCACCTTCGGCTACGAGCACTCGCGCGCGACACGTACGGCATTCGAGGCGTTTGAGGAGAAGCAAGGTGTGTGCCGTGATTATGCTCATCTGGCGCTCACGTTCTGCCGATGCCTCAACATCCCAGCGCGCTATTGTACTGGTTACATCAGCGACATCGGCCTGCCGCCGCCGCATGCGCCGCAGGACTTTGCCGCCTGGATCGAGGTCTTTCTGGGTGGGCGCTGGCACACATTCGACCCCCGCAACAATGATCCGCGGATCGGCCGGATCCTGATCGCCCGCGGCCGCGATGCTGCCGACGTGCCGCTGACCCTCACTTTTGGTCCTAGCACCCTGATCGACTTTCGCGTGACCACCGAGGAAGTGATGGGATCGGATTTCTGA
- the recA gene encoding recombinase RecA, with the protein MDKNKAIETAVAQIERAFGKGSIMRLGGSQVVEVETISTGSLGLDIALGVGGLPRGRVVEVYGPESSGKTTLALQTVAEAQKAGGVCGFIDAEHALDPAYARKLGVNLDDLLISQPDNGEQALEIADTLIRSGSVDVLVIDSVAALTPKAELEGEMGESRPGLQARLMSQALRKLTGSISRTKTMVIFINQIRMKIGVMYGSPETTTGGNALKFYASVRLDIRRISTLKDRDEPIGNQVRVKVVKNKVAPPFKQVEFDIMFGEGISKMGELIDLGVKADVVEKSGAWFSYDSQRLGQGRENAKTFLKDNPEIAAEIEGKIRQNAGLLMDALQANDTVDAPVDDVA; encoded by the coding sequence ATGGACAAGAACAAGGCTATCGAAACAGCGGTGGCCCAGATCGAGCGTGCCTTCGGCAAGGGCTCGATCATGCGCCTTGGTGGCAGTCAGGTCGTTGAGGTGGAGACGATTTCGACCGGCTCTCTGGGGCTCGATATTGCTTTGGGTGTCGGTGGCCTCCCGAGGGGCCGCGTCGTCGAGGTTTATGGACCGGAGTCATCAGGCAAGACGACGCTGGCACTCCAGACCGTTGCAGAGGCTCAGAAGGCGGGTGGCGTCTGCGGCTTTATCGATGCGGAGCATGCGCTCGATCCAGCCTATGCGCGAAAGTTGGGCGTCAACCTCGATGATCTCCTGATCTCGCAGCCGGACAACGGCGAACAGGCGCTTGAGATTGCCGATACCTTGATCCGCTCGGGCTCTGTCGATGTGTTGGTCATCGACTCGGTGGCCGCGCTAACGCCTAAGGCCGAGCTTGAAGGCGAGATGGGCGAGAGCCGTCCCGGTCTTCAGGCCCGCCTGATGAGCCAGGCCCTGCGCAAGCTCACCGGCTCGATCAGCCGCACCAAGACGATGGTGATCTTCATCAACCAGATCCGCATGAAGATCGGCGTCATGTATGGTTCGCCGGAGACGACGACGGGCGGCAACGCGCTGAAGTTCTACGCCTCCGTGCGGCTCGACATTCGCCGCATCTCGACCCTGAAGGACAGAGATGAGCCGATTGGCAACCAAGTGCGGGTGAAGGTGGTCAAGAACAAGGTCGCTCCTCCCTTCAAACAGGTGGAATTCGACATCATGTTTGGCGAGGGCATCTCGAAGATGGGTGAATTGATCGATCTTGGCGTGAAGGCCGACGTGGTGGAGAAGTCTGGCGCTTGGTTCTCCTATGACAGCCAGCGCCTCGGCCAAGGCCGAGAAAACGCCAAGACCTTCCTGAAGGACAATCCCGAGATTGCGGCCGAGATCGAAGGCAAGATCCGCCAGAACGCTGGTCTGCTGATGGATGCGTTGCAGGCCAACGATACAGTCGATGCTCCGGTGGATGATGTGGCATAA
- a CDS encoding helix-turn-helix domain-containing protein, which yields MVDVFRVPMDVTYALAGGEPALMAYRRWRNISRDDLAEKSGISKDELKAIEEGNKDVEEEMLEILSKALRHKDLSF from the coding sequence ATGGTTGATGTCTTCCGAGTCCCGATGGATGTTACCTATGCGCTTGCAGGCGGTGAGCCCGCCCTGATGGCTTATCGCCGATGGAGGAACATCTCGCGCGATGACCTCGCTGAAAAGAGCGGCATTTCCAAGGACGAACTCAAAGCAATTGAGGAAGGCAACAAGGATGTCGAGGAGGAGATGCTCGAAATCCTCTCAAAAGCCTTACGCCATAAGGATTTGAGCTTCTAG
- a CDS encoding Ig-like domain-containing protein codes for MSRWKHQSACSADHFAKRPQAQDDTATGGEDAAFSIDVLANDRGGRARSLYSVDQDNPSHALTSTTLASGATASIVDGQILYDPGSAFQFLDAGETATDTFTYAIRLGKGTISTATVTVTIEGADDQTGLSVERVSVSSTGEQGNDLSFDPSISADGRYVAYWSLASNLVEGDTNNVVDIFVFDRETGTTERVSVSSTGEQANAGNPEAPEAGEPGSVEPSLSADGRYVAYRSLASNLVEDDTNNTTDVFVATTQDFLLV; via the coding sequence ATGTCTCGATGGAAACACCAATCAGCCTGCTCTGCGGATCACTTCGCCAAGAGGCCGCAGGCACAGGACGATACCGCCACCGGCGGCGAGGATGCGGCCTTCAGCATCGATGTGCTGGCCAATGACCGGGGTGGCCGCGCCAGGTCGCTCTACTCAGTCGATCAGGACAATCCAAGCCACGCCCTGACGTCCACGACGCTCGCCAGCGGTGCCACAGCCTCGATTGTCGATGGGCAAATCCTCTATGACCCGGGCAGCGCGTTCCAGTTCCTTGATGCCGGTGAGACCGCAACCGACACGTTCACCTACGCGATCCGGCTCGGCAAGGGCACGATCAGCACCGCAACCGTGACGGTGACGATCGAGGGCGCTGACGATCAGACGGGCCTCAGCGTCGAGCGCGTCTCGGTCAGCTCCACGGGCGAACAGGGGAATGACCTCAGCTTCGATCCGTCGATCTCAGCCGACGGACGCTATGTGGCCTACTGGAGCCTTGCCTCCAATCTGGTCGAGGGCGATACCAACAACGTCGTCGACATCTTCGTCTTTGACCGCGAGACCGGCACCACCGAGCGTGTCTCGGTCAGCTCCACCGGCGAACAGGCGAATGCTGGGAATCCTGAAGCCCCTGAAGCCGGGGAGCCTGGTAGCGTCGAGCCTTCGCTCTCGGCCGATGGGCGCTATGTGGCCTACCGGAGCCTTGCCTCCAATCTGGTCGAGGACGACACCAACAACACCACCGACGTCTTCGTGGCCACCACCCAGGATTTCCTGCTCGTGTGA
- a CDS encoding IS1380 family transposase, whose product MDDTAGEADGAALRVAFDPRLKLEFHGSKVTSDAGLLPFRDLDDALGLTDLAGEVLADPRTGQNSRHTLIAQLRQSVFGRLAGYEDVNDAERLGRDPAMRWVVGGRAVTQNAASASQMGRFETEVLVQVANLSALTDLSGRWIDAVHARRPVNGIVLDMDSSVSPTYGEQEGSAYNGHFGCTCYHLLFVFNQFGDLERCALRPGNVHSAEGWREVLEPVVARYRSMMKRRYFRADAAFASPEVYEFLEAEGYGYAIRLPANAVLQRRIAHLLTRPVGRPPHEVRRFYASFRYQAQTWSQLRRVVAKVEWHPGELYPRVGFLVTNLSRPPERVVAFYNQRGTAEQWIKEGKNAVRWTRLSCRSMTANAVRLQLHALAYNLANIFRTLVLPEEIERWSLTSLRDKVVKIGAKVITHARYTVFQMAEVAVPRELFRRILDLIDGLRPRRIARC is encoded by the coding sequence ATGGACGATACAGCGGGTGAAGCAGACGGTGCCGCTCTCCGGGTCGCCTTTGATCCCCGTCTGAAGCTGGAGTTCCACGGTTCGAAGGTGACATCCGACGCTGGGCTGCTCCCCTTTCGAGACCTCGATGATGCCCTCGGCCTGACGGACCTCGCTGGAGAGGTTCTCGCCGACCCCAGGACGGGCCAGAACAGCCGCCACACCCTGATCGCACAGCTTCGCCAGTCCGTATTCGGGCGGCTGGCCGGATACGAGGACGTGAACGATGCCGAGCGCCTTGGCCGTGATCCTGCCATGCGCTGGGTGGTAGGTGGCCGGGCCGTTACGCAGAATGCAGCTTCCGCCAGCCAGATGGGTCGGTTCGAGACCGAGGTGCTGGTGCAAGTGGCGAACCTGTCCGCGCTGACCGACTTGTCCGGGCGCTGGATCGATGCTGTGCACGCGCGCCGCCCTGTGAACGGGATCGTGCTCGACATGGACTCCAGCGTCAGCCCCACTTATGGCGAGCAGGAAGGGAGCGCCTACAACGGCCACTTCGGCTGCACCTGCTACCATCTGCTGTTCGTGTTCAACCAGTTCGGTGACCTGGAGCGATGTGCCCTGCGGCCCGGCAACGTCCACTCCGCCGAGGGCTGGCGCGAAGTGCTAGAGCCAGTGGTCGCCCGCTACCGCAGCATGATGAAGCGGCGCTACTTCCGAGCTGATGCAGCGTTCGCCTCGCCTGAGGTCTACGAGTTCCTGGAAGCGGAGGGCTATGGCTATGCCATCCGGCTGCCTGCCAACGCTGTTCTCCAGCGCAGGATTGCTCACCTGCTCACGCGCCCGGTGGGGCGTCCACCGCACGAAGTCCGGCGCTTTTACGCCAGCTTCCGCTACCAAGCCCAGACCTGGAGCCAATTACGCCGGGTCGTGGCCAAGGTCGAGTGGCACCCAGGCGAACTCTATCCGCGTGTCGGCTTTTTGGTCACAAACTTGAGCCGCCCGCCTGAGCGCGTTGTGGCCTTCTACAATCAACGCGGCACGGCCGAGCAGTGGATCAAAGAAGGTAAGAACGCAGTCCGGTGGACGCGCCTGTCATGCCGTTCGATGACGGCCAACGCGGTCCGGCTCCAGCTTCATGCTCTGGCCTACAACCTGGCCAACATCTTTCGCACTCTGGTGCTTCCAGAGGAGATTGAGCGGTGGTCGCTGACCTCTCTGCGCGACAAGGTGGTGAAGATCGGCGCGAAGGTCATTACTCACGCCCGCTACACGGTGTTCCAAATGGCCGAAGTGGCGGTCCCACGCGAGCTGTTCCGGCGCATCCTGGACCTGATTGATGGTCTCCGACCAAGGCGGATCGCACGATGTTGA